The Limnospira fusiformis SAG 85.79 genomic interval ACCTCATCCCCCGCTAAAATACCATAGGCTTGTACCCAGAATAATAGGGCGGGAATTTGTGCGGACAAGACGGTTTCTGAATGCTTCCCATCCCAAAGTTGGTCCATGTCGGGGGGTTCTGTGGAAAATCCCGCCCTAATTAAACCTGTGGGATTATACCCAGAGGGTTGATTCCAAATCGGATCTAAGCTAATCTGACAACCGGGTGAGGAGGTCGGACCGACAAAAGGATCAACTACCTGTCCTTGGTGGGTAACGGTGATGTGAACATGGGGAAAGGAGGTTAAACCGGATGTTCCCACCATTCCTAACACTGTGTCAGTATTGACGCGATCGCCTGATTTAACCGCCACACTACCCCGCCGCAGGTGACAATATTGAGTTTCCCAACCTTTTCCGTGGTCAATAACTACCCCATTACCGCATTCTTGACCCTCTACCCTTGACCTTTCCGCAGGATGTCTAATTCGCCGATCTTCGACTCCATCACGGACTCTTAATACCTGACCAGAGGCTGATGCAAATACGGGGACTCCTTTGGCCATCATTCTTTCATCGGGAATGGCAAAATCTGTTCCTTTATGACCATCATAGGTTTGACGACCACAGCCAAAATCTACGGCTTGGGGACTCGGATCGCGATCGGTGTATAAAATCACTAAACAATCTTTATTTAATTCACATTTCAGCGGTGGAGACAAACTCACACTATCTGTGGCGATCGCCACTGTATCCGGTTCGGAATTAAGGCTGAAACTGATTGACGGAGGAACACAACCTATCAGTAGTGATAGTCCTAACCCCAACATAAATAAGCATAGATATCGCAGGTGTTTGAGCATTTGTCAGATGTTGGATATGTCTTATATGTGTCGT includes:
- a CDS encoding M23 family metallopeptidase, with translation MLKHLRYLCLFMLGLGLSLLIGCVPPSISFSLNSEPDTVAIATDSVSLSPPLKCELNKDCLVILYTDRDPSPQAVDFGCGRQTYDGHKGTDFAIPDERMMAKGVPVFASASGQVLRVRDGVEDRRIRHPAERSRVEGQECGNGVVIDHGKGWETQYCHLRRGSVAVKSGDRVNTDTVLGMVGTSGLTSFPHVHITVTHQGQVVDPFVGPTSSPGCQISLDPIWNQPSGYNPTGLIRAGFSTEPPDMDQLWDGKHSETVLSAQIPALLFWVQAYGILAGDEVKYRMIDPRGNVVVDHNDRIQSPSLTWVGYVGQRNSGASLLPGVWKAEYSLTRGDRVLINVQRQVELNLT